A window of the Bacillus sp. A301a_S52 genome harbors these coding sequences:
- a CDS encoding HAMP domain-containing protein codes for MKEWFSKMTFRSKILSVLLLITIFLGSFSIIVIHSLEEMNQISDDLSNNSLPEHFWLSHWEQELTSKEYIIETALNTEFCCDFLETYESHQRESEEKVSDAHGRVPDSLHSIKRDIDLLDFTITNNVRGLIEHNDYSAAASLVEENYLPQLEALQSMITLKRDDVIVSLEGHTDRVSSIINEALWLFLLIMTLAILVGIIASYRISAGLTKPVDEIEGKLDQIASGDYGLLLENRGQIELQSLTSSINKMSLRLKESFNTIVNDKVYHEQILNSLPLGIVTYEKKTEELSLNETAKKFLGNDGKAILKIINQGSFTENKAFWHMIASPEIYQNIKIPFYSDESDYYFLVSQSELIDSRDVVIGKVFYFLDITETEELEKKIQQTEKLALVGELSAGAAHEIRNPLAVIDGFLSLMNKSLSKKERDQFHIPLLIKELERINVIIEEMLMLTKPSAPKMEITFLEDIINDILPLINHSLGHEDVIFELSIERIPLYMDAEQIKQVFHNLIRNSIEAMEGKGEIAIHSDAEEGTYYIYVQDTGPGIPEKLQKSIFSPFLTSKDSGTGLGLTIAQRIMDTHDGKLTLVSSSEKGTCFQISLPIPYHKKKIM; via the coding sequence ATGAAAGAATGGTTTAGTAAAATGACGTTCAGAAGTAAAATATTGTCGGTCCTCCTCCTCATTACGATATTTTTAGGTAGTTTTTCTATCATCGTTATTCACTCATTAGAAGAGATGAATCAAATTAGCGATGATCTTAGCAATAATAGTTTACCTGAACATTTTTGGCTATCTCATTGGGAACAAGAATTGACATCTAAGGAATATATCATTGAGACAGCTTTAAATACAGAGTTCTGCTGTGATTTTTTAGAAACATATGAAAGTCACCAAAGAGAATCCGAAGAAAAAGTGAGTGACGCTCATGGTCGGGTTCCTGACTCACTTCATTCAATAAAGCGTGATATTGATTTGCTTGACTTTACTATCACGAATAATGTGAGAGGACTAATTGAACATAACGATTATTCAGCGGCTGCTAGTCTTGTAGAGGAAAATTATTTACCTCAATTAGAAGCATTACAGTCGATGATCACTCTCAAACGAGATGATGTTATAGTTTCGTTAGAAGGACACACTGATAGGGTTTCATCCATTATTAATGAAGCGCTTTGGCTATTTTTGCTGATTATGACGTTAGCAATTTTAGTCGGCATTATAGCATCATATCGAATAAGCGCGGGACTTACAAAGCCGGTAGATGAAATTGAAGGAAAGCTTGATCAGATTGCGAGTGGAGATTACGGCTTATTACTTGAAAACAGAGGACAAATTGAACTTCAGTCACTGACGTCTTCCATCAATAAAATGTCTCTTCGTTTAAAGGAATCTTTTAACACGATTGTTAACGATAAAGTTTACCATGAGCAAATTTTAAACTCCTTACCATTAGGTATTGTCACATATGAAAAGAAAACAGAGGAACTATCGTTAAATGAAACAGCAAAGAAATTTTTAGGTAATGATGGTAAGGCGATTTTGAAGATTATTAACCAAGGTTCTTTCACAGAAAATAAGGCCTTTTGGCATATGATTGCCTCGCCAGAAATTTATCAAAATATTAAAATACCTTTTTACTCTGATGAAAGTGACTATTATTTTCTCGTCTCTCAGTCTGAACTAATAGATTCTCGAGATGTCGTCATAGGGAAGGTTTTTTATTTTCTAGATATTACGGAAACAGAGGAGCTTGAGAAAAAAATTCAGCAAACTGAAAAACTAGCTCTTGTGGGTGAACTCTCAGCAGGTGCTGCCCATGAAATTCGAAATCCGTTAGCTGTGATAGATGGTTTCTTATCGTTAATGAATAAATCATTATCGAAAAAGGAGCGAGATCAATTTCATATTCCCTTGTTAATTAAAGAACTCGAGAGAATTAATGTTATTATTGAGGAAATGCTTATGCTGACAAAGCCTAGCGCTCCCAAAATGGAGATTACGTTTCTTGAAGATATTATTAACGATATACTTCCACTTATTAATCATTCTCTCGGTCATGAGGATGTGATTTTTGAACTATCCATAGAGCGAATTCCGCTTTATATGGATGCGGAACAAATTAAACAAGTATTTCATAATCTAATTCGAAATAGTATAGAAGCGATGGAAGGTAAGGGAGAAATCGCTATCCATAGTGATGCAGAGGAAGGGACATATTATATTTATGTCCAGGATACCGGTCCTGGAATTCCAGAAAAGTTACAAAAGAGTATATTTAGCCCATTCTTAACATCTAAGGATAGCGGTACAGGTCTTGGCTTAACCATTGCTCAACGAATTATGGATACGCATGATGGAAAACTAACTCTTGTTTCCTCTTCAGAAAAGGGCACGTGTTTCCAAATATCTCTACCTATTCCTTATCATAAGAAGAAAATAATGTAA
- a CDS encoding BMP family ABC transporter substrate-binding protein: MSKIDSQPKNILIFSLCVAAVLIFVMLYQSSGILFGKNSDEKEDPAMQKVAILTSDEIRDQSWGSLAYRGQLKIEEEFDISTVLVSDLNTQERMLQATEELIEEGITLFIGHGREFSEAFTHLAEKYPDVFFVTLHGKGKYKNQAVYTYDQRNLEYFLALAASMKSETKQIGVLESTKEDKRHSKFQQGLAHYAPEVEVHVQVVNSRDDGRKAVDLMEQLLQKDVDVIYSKGNAFNQDVIEYAKKKDVYIIGYLDDQSYMAKDLVLTSLLNNVSEAYIAIMNDYFSETGIKAGVNELTEEDGVYQLAPLGPMFTHEEVDYIMREIDKFNAGQLLFEED, from the coding sequence ATGAGTAAGATAGACAGCCAGCCTAAAAATATATTAATCTTCTCTCTATGCGTGGCTGCTGTGCTTATTTTTGTCATGCTCTATCAATCTAGCGGTATTTTATTTGGTAAGAACAGCGATGAAAAAGAAGATCCAGCTATGCAAAAAGTAGCTATACTAACTTCTGATGAGATAAGAGATCAGAGTTGGGGAAGTCTTGCTTATAGAGGCCAATTAAAAATTGAAGAGGAATTTGATATTTCAACTGTGTTAGTAAGTGATTTAAATACACAAGAGCGGATGCTACAGGCAACAGAAGAGCTGATTGAAGAAGGAATAACCTTATTTATCGGGCACGGTAGAGAGTTTTCTGAGGCATTCACACATTTAGCTGAGAAGTACCCTGACGTTTTTTTTGTCACGCTTCATGGAAAGGGCAAATATAAAAATCAGGCTGTTTACACGTATGATCAAAGAAACTTAGAATACTTTTTAGCTTTAGCAGCCTCTATGAAATCTGAAACTAAACAAATTGGGGTGCTTGAATCTACAAAAGAGGATAAAAGGCATTCTAAATTTCAGCAAGGTTTAGCTCATTATGCACCTGAGGTGGAAGTGCACGTTCAAGTAGTAAATAGTCGGGATGATGGAAGAAAAGCTGTGGATCTTATGGAACAATTACTGCAAAAAGATGTGGATGTCATTTATTCTAAAGGTAATGCATTTAATCAAGACGTGATTGAATATGCGAAAAAGAAGGACGTATATATTATCGGCTATCTAGATGACCAATCTTATATGGCGAAAGACCTTGTGTTAACAAGTCTTCTTAACAATGTAAGTGAAGCATATATAGCTATTATGAATGACTATTTTAGCGAAACAGGAATTAAAGCAGGAGTTAACGAATTAACTGAAGAGGACGGTGTTTATCAACTTGCCCCTTTGGGACCGATGTTCACGCACGAAGAAGTCGATTATATTATGAGAGAGATTGATAAATTTAATGCAGGACAACTATTATTTGAAGAAGATTGA
- the putP gene encoding sodium/proline symporter PutP, producing MVENLTPIIVTFIVYLVAMMALGVIAYRLTTNLSDYVLGGRKLGAGVAALSAGASDMSSWLLLGLPGALYASGLVEAWIAIGLGIGAFINWQFVAGRLRAYTELANDAITLPDFFENRFADTSQSLRIVSALLILFFFTFYTSAGLVGGAILFENSFGLDQGLALWIGALVIIGYTFMGGFLAVSWTDFVQGILMFLALIVIPIVAIVDYGGFGATFDQIRSIDPNNLNLMGGVGVIGIISLLGWGLGYFGQPHIIVRFMAIRSMKELPKAKAIGVSWVFLSMFGAVMTGLVGIAYFADQPLENPETVFIAFTQVLFHPIVAGILLAAVLAAIMSTIDSQLLVSSSALAEDFYKGIIRKNASDKELVLVGRIGVLVIAIIALILAQNPDSTVLDLVANAWAGLGATFGPLILFSLFWKRMTRNGALAGMISGGGAVFIWITFLKTETGFFSLYELVVGFVISSIMIILFSYLSAPPSPEIEETFDRAREMDKKRL from the coding sequence ATGGTAGAAAATTTAACACCGATTATTGTTACTTTCATCGTATATCTCGTGGCTATGATGGCGTTAGGGGTAATCGCCTATCGATTGACAACAAATTTATCAGACTATGTACTAGGAGGACGAAAGCTTGGAGCAGGAGTAGCAGCGTTGTCTGCTGGTGCCTCAGATATGAGTAGCTGGCTTTTGCTTGGCCTTCCTGGTGCACTTTATGCAAGTGGGCTTGTAGAAGCTTGGATTGCTATTGGATTAGGAATCGGAGCGTTTATAAACTGGCAATTTGTTGCCGGGCGGCTGAGAGCTTATACAGAATTAGCGAATGACGCCATTACACTACCGGACTTCTTTGAGAATAGGTTTGCAGATACGTCTCAATCGTTACGTATTGTATCTGCATTACTTATCTTATTTTTCTTTACGTTTTATACCTCAGCAGGATTAGTGGGAGGCGCTATATTATTTGAGAACTCATTCGGACTAGATCAAGGGTTGGCGTTGTGGATTGGCGCTCTCGTCATCATTGGTTATACGTTTATGGGAGGATTTCTGGCTGTAAGCTGGACAGATTTCGTTCAAGGCATATTAATGTTTTTAGCTCTTATCGTTATCCCGATAGTCGCAATTGTAGATTACGGTGGCTTTGGTGCCACCTTTGATCAAATAAGAAGCATTGATCCAAACAATCTTAACTTAATGGGAGGGGTTGGCGTCATAGGGATTATTTCCTTATTAGGTTGGGGGCTTGGGTACTTTGGTCAACCCCATATTATCGTTCGCTTCATGGCGATCCGATCAATGAAAGAACTACCTAAAGCAAAAGCAATTGGTGTCTCATGGGTGTTCCTGTCTATGTTTGGGGCAGTTATGACTGGGCTTGTAGGGATTGCCTATTTTGCGGACCAACCGCTTGAAAATCCGGAAACGGTCTTTATTGCTTTCACACAAGTATTATTCCATCCAATCGTAGCTGGCATATTACTTGCCGCTGTGTTAGCTGCCATTATGAGCACGATTGATTCTCAACTACTTGTCTCCTCATCAGCACTAGCAGAAGACTTCTATAAAGGAATCATTCGAAAAAATGCAAGTGATAAGGAACTTGTTCTTGTAGGGCGAATAGGCGTATTAGTTATTGCGATTATTGCACTCATATTGGCACAAAATCCTGACAGTACCGTTCTAGACCTTGTGGCGAATGCCTGGGCAGGTCTAGGTGCGACATTTGGACCCCTTATTTTATTTTCGCTTTTTTGGAAGCGAATGACACGAAACGGGGCACTTGCAGGAATGATTTCCGGAGGAGGAGCCGTGTTTATATGGATCACTTTTTTGAAAACAGAAACAGGCTTTTTCTCACTATATGAATTAGTCGTAGGGTTCGTCATTTCTTCCATCATGATCATTTTATTTAGCTATTTGAGTGCACCACCGTCACCAGAAATCGAAGAAACATTTGATCGTGCTAGAGAGATGGATAAGAAGCGATTATAA
- a CDS encoding helix-turn-helix transcriptional regulator has translation MNYELIGENIKVYREKAGMSQTDLADGICSQAQISRIEKGEVIPLSTTLYQIAKKLEIDINDFFNMAHYKRFDYINEVKNEIRKSIRLKDYRTVYDIVNSEKRNTVFSSLEHQQFLMWHEGVSSYYLKKGFRRALDVLLKSLQLTRSKGKTLYSATEIEILNSIGIIFNEEGELTLSVQYYEQALREMHKCQKKMDLTKIRVYYGLTKSLTSLGRHRDSFAYAQKGIRLCSQLESLYLLGELHFQAGMNCFHMKQLKKSGDHLYKAQLTFEIMDNDEYVEIIKANIKELFPV, from the coding sequence ATGAATTATGAGTTGATAGGCGAAAATATAAAAGTGTACAGAGAAAAAGCAGGGATGTCACAGACAGATTTGGCTGACGGTATTTGCTCTCAAGCACAAATTAGTCGAATCGAAAAAGGAGAAGTGATACCATTAAGTACGACGCTTTACCAAATAGCGAAAAAGCTAGAGATTGATATAAATGATTTCTTTAATATGGCCCACTATAAACGGTTTGACTACATTAACGAGGTTAAAAACGAAATACGAAAGTCTATTAGATTGAAAGACTATCGGACAGTTTATGATATAGTGAATAGTGAAAAAAGAAACACTGTTTTTTCGTCTCTTGAGCATCAGCAATTTTTAATGTGGCATGAAGGCGTTTCAAGTTATTATTTAAAGAAAGGTTTTCGCAGGGCTCTCGATGTTCTGCTAAAATCTTTACAATTGACGCGTTCAAAGGGGAAAACTCTTTATTCAGCCACTGAAATTGAGATACTCAATAGTATCGGTATTATTTTCAATGAAGAAGGCGAGTTAACCCTTTCAGTTCAATATTATGAGCAGGCGCTAAGAGAAATGCATAAATGTCAAAAGAAAATGGATTTAACGAAAATTAGAGTCTATTATGGCTTAACAAAGTCTTTAACGTCACTTGGTAGACATCGTGATTCATTTGCTTATGCTCAAAAGGGAATCCGTCTCTGTTCACAATTAGAAAGTTTATATTTATTGGGAGAGTTGCATTTCCAAGCTGGTATGAACTGCTTTCATATGAAACAATTAAAGAAGTCAGGAGATCATTTATATAAAGCACAATTAACGTTTGAAATTATGGATAATGATGAATATGTCGAGATTATTAAAGCGAATATCAAGGAGCTATTTCCTGTTTAA
- the panF gene encoding sodium/panthothenate symporter, translated as MNWPVVIPLIVFFFIIFGAGFWSLRFVKKSNQFLHEYFLGSRELGGFVLAMTMIATYGSASSFIGGPGAAYTQGLGWVLLAMAQVATGYFVLMVLGKKFAIYARKYDAVTLIDFLRMRYANSRSVVFISAASIIIFLFSAMVAQWVGGARLIESLTGLEYTTALFIFAVTVLIYVIIGGFRAVALTDMIQGIVMVFGTLIILIGTIVAGGGISAIITDLATENPNLISPFGHDGSLTPAYVSSFWILVGVGVLALPQVAVRAMSYKNARSMHRALIVGTCVVGFIMLGMHLIGVFARPVMPGIDVPDKVMPLITMEVLPPWLAGMVLAAPLAAIMSTVDSLLLIVSSAVVKDIYLNYIKPDAEEKLVRRMSLWVTSLLGVAIFTAALSPPDLLIWMNLFAFGGLQSAFIWPIVMGLYWQGANKYGAITSMVTGIVSYAYIHNFYPHMFGVHTVVFPVIFSFMTFIVASWLGKEKVMRPLKSA; from the coding sequence ATGAACTGGCCAGTGGTTATACCTTTAATTGTTTTTTTCTTTATAATATTTGGCGCAGGTTTCTGGTCATTGCGATTTGTAAAGAAATCGAATCAGTTTTTACATGAATATTTTCTTGGCAGTCGAGAGCTAGGTGGTTTTGTTCTTGCCATGACAATGATAGCGACATATGGAAGTGCAAGTAGTTTCATCGGAGGGCCTGGAGCGGCTTACACACAAGGACTAGGTTGGGTTCTTCTTGCAATGGCACAAGTAGCTACAGGTTATTTTGTTTTGATGGTACTGGGCAAAAAATTTGCTATCTATGCTCGAAAGTATGATGCGGTAACGTTAATTGACTTTTTAAGAATGCGATATGCTAATAGCCGTAGCGTTGTTTTTATATCAGCAGCAAGTATCATTATTTTTTTATTTTCAGCGATGGTGGCACAATGGGTAGGTGGTGCCAGGTTAATCGAATCACTTACTGGACTCGAGTATACGACAGCATTATTTATATTTGCAGTAACGGTTTTAATTTATGTCATAATCGGGGGTTTTAGAGCGGTCGCTTTAACGGATATGATCCAAGGAATTGTGATGGTATTTGGGACACTTATTATTTTAATTGGCACTATTGTGGCGGGGGGCGGTATTTCTGCAATTATTACTGATTTGGCAACAGAAAATCCCAATTTAATATCTCCATTTGGGCATGATGGTAGCTTAACCCCAGCTTATGTCTCATCCTTCTGGATTTTAGTTGGTGTAGGGGTGTTAGCTTTACCTCAAGTTGCAGTAAGAGCTATGTCGTATAAAAATGCTCGTTCCATGCATAGAGCCCTCATTGTAGGAACGTGTGTCGTAGGGTTTATTATGCTTGGCATGCATTTAATTGGTGTATTTGCAAGGCCTGTTATGCCAGGAATTGACGTCCCAGATAAAGTGATGCCATTAATTACAATGGAAGTTCTTCCACCATGGTTGGCGGGCATGGTGTTAGCAGCGCCTCTAGCTGCCATAATGTCTACAGTGGATTCACTTTTACTCATTGTCAGTTCAGCAGTTGTGAAAGATATTTATTTAAATTATATAAAACCAGATGCCGAAGAGAAACTTGTAAGGCGTATGAGCCTTTGGGTGACGTCTCTTCTAGGAGTGGCTATTTTCACTGCGGCCCTCAGCCCACCTGATTTACTCATTTGGATGAATTTATTTGCTTTTGGTGGTTTGCAATCTGCCTTTATTTGGCCCATTGTGATGGGACTTTACTGGCAGGGAGCTAATAAATATGGTGCCATAACGTCCATGGTGACAGGAATTGTTAGCTATGCATACATCCATAACTTTTACCCGCACATGTTCGGTGTGCACACGGTCGTCTTCCCTGTTATTTTTTCCTTTATGACATTCATTGTTGCCAGTTGGTTAGGAAAAGAGAAGGTGATGAGGCCATTGAAATCTGCGTAA
- a CDS encoding YhdT family protein, with amino-acid sequence MSQDSNQKDPRFKIANREALIGVGLVLINFGWWYGFAYGLGSGPVEEYTYVFGFPAWFFYSCIVGFVVMAVLVTSVVKCFFTYVPFELDNSESESEGGQE; translated from the coding sequence ATGAGTCAGGACAGTAATCAAAAAGACCCTCGTTTTAAAATTGCGAATCGAGAAGCGTTGATAGGAGTTGGACTTGTTTTAATAAATTTTGGCTGGTGGTATGGGTTTGCTTATGGGCTTGGCTCAGGCCCTGTGGAAGAGTATACATATGTGTTCGGCTTCCCAGCATGGTTTTTTTATAGCTGCATCGTTGGTTTTGTTGTGATGGCTGTACTAGTCACAAGTGTTGTAAAATGCTTTTTTACATATGTGCCTTTTGAGCTTGATAATTCTGAGAGTGAGTCAGAAGGAGGACAGGAATGA
- the ppc gene encoding phosphoenolpyruvate carboxylase, giving the protein MVDRKDPNARLRNDVKKLGNILGQVLTNHGGEELFQAVEEIREMAKGLREEFNQSQYEGLKEKINGLQSPARQDVIRAFSTYFHLVNIAEQNHRIRRSRHYRMNEDGTVQPISIESAVKTLKDDNHPPEVIQQILDDLSIELIMTAHPTEASKRTVLEIQKRISQILQELDSPLPTRKEREDLEESLVNEVTALWQTDELRHRKPSVIGEVKNGLYYFDQTLFDVLPAIHTELEDQLSDYFPGHQWRVPNFLFFGSWIGGDRDGNPFVTPEVTWETLKLQRELALKKYEEALIDLMRRFSHSSARVKIDETLIETVEKEEKTYLKKTEAWPIKSEIYRRKFAIILKRLRQVGHSKNGYSEAEGLLSDLQLIEKSAQNHQQQGHKLKKLAKLIRQVELFGFHLATLDVRNHSGEHEAAIAEMLKVVKICDDYASLSEDEKFVILQQVLEDPRPLMLLNEDYSEETQEIFKVFKLIKEAHEEFGPRAIEVYLVSMTKSSSDLLEVLVLAKEAGIYKLHADGTVESNITVAPLLETIDDLIAGPKIMKKLFNMNVYRHHIRERGEHQEIMLGYSDGSKDGGTLTANWKLFKAQQEIHDMAREFNIGLKFFHGRGGSLGRGGGPLNRSIVSQPAETLGDGVKITEQGEVLSSRYLLGDIAFRNLEQAASALISSSSKVYNERVKVTGLKKEWEEAMEIISEHSLKKYQALVFNDKDFLTYFKQTTPLNELRELNIGSRPMARKNSDKFENLRAIPWVFAWTQCRQNIPAWYASGTGLVAYAAKSEAHLNTLQNMYAEWPFFHSTINNLQMALMKADLQTAEEYVGLVEDKAIGERIFNDIKDEYHRARDILLKISQNEDLLGHTPTIQESVYRRNPYVDPLSYLQVDLIKKMREANGQKSDELLTEVLLTISGVAAGLMNTG; this is encoded by the coding sequence ATGGTTGACAGAAAAGACCCAAACGCTCGTTTAAGAAATGATGTAAAGAAGCTTGGCAACATTTTGGGACAGGTTTTAACTAATCATGGAGGAGAGGAGCTTTTCCAGGCCGTTGAAGAAATCCGAGAGATGGCGAAAGGTTTGCGTGAAGAGTTTAATCAATCACAATATGAAGGGTTAAAAGAGAAAATAAATGGTTTGCAATCTCCAGCTAGACAAGATGTGATTCGAGCCTTCTCAACTTATTTTCATCTCGTGAACATTGCAGAACAAAACCATCGTATTCGACGTTCACGCCATTATCGCATGAACGAAGATGGTACGGTACAACCCATTTCAATTGAAAGTGCTGTAAAAACATTAAAGGATGACAATCATCCGCCAGAAGTCATTCAACAAATTTTAGATGATCTGTCTATAGAACTTATCATGACTGCTCATCCTACAGAAGCTTCAAAGAGAACAGTTTTGGAAATTCAAAAGCGAATCTCACAAATCTTACAAGAATTAGACAGTCCACTCCCTACTCGAAAAGAACGGGAGGACTTAGAAGAAAGTCTTGTCAATGAAGTTACGGCTTTATGGCAGACTGATGAATTGCGTCACAGAAAACCATCTGTTATTGGCGAGGTAAAGAATGGTCTTTACTATTTTGACCAAACACTGTTTGATGTGTTACCTGCGATCCATACAGAGTTAGAAGATCAACTGAGTGACTATTTTCCTGGTCATCAGTGGCGTGTTCCGAATTTCCTCTTTTTCGGTTCCTGGATTGGTGGGGACAGAGATGGCAATCCATTTGTAACCCCTGAAGTAACATGGGAAACGTTAAAGCTTCAACGAGAATTAGCTTTGAAAAAATATGAGGAAGCATTAATTGATCTTATGAGGCGCTTCAGTCACTCCTCAGCACGTGTAAAAATTGACGAAACGTTAATTGAAACAGTGGAAAAGGAAGAGAAAACCTATTTGAAGAAAACGGAAGCTTGGCCGATTAAGTCTGAAATATACCGCCGTAAATTTGCTATTATACTAAAACGACTTCGCCAAGTAGGGCATTCTAAAAATGGTTATTCGGAAGCGGAAGGATTGTTATCGGATTTACAACTTATCGAAAAAAGTGCCCAAAACCACCAGCAACAAGGTCATAAGCTGAAAAAGCTGGCTAAATTAATTAGGCAAGTGGAACTATTTGGCTTTCATCTTGCTACATTAGACGTGAGAAACCATAGCGGTGAACATGAGGCGGCTATTGCTGAAATGCTTAAAGTTGTCAAGATATGCGATGACTATGCCTCTCTTTCTGAAGACGAGAAATTTGTCATATTGCAACAAGTATTAGAAGATCCTCGACCGCTCATGCTGTTAAATGAAGACTATTCAGAGGAAACACAAGAGATCTTTAAAGTTTTCAAACTGATTAAAGAAGCGCATGAGGAATTTGGTCCCCGAGCAATTGAAGTCTATCTCGTTAGTATGACGAAATCATCAAGTGACTTGCTTGAAGTACTCGTTCTTGCAAAAGAAGCAGGAATTTATAAGCTTCATGCTGATGGGACGGTAGAGAGTAACATCACTGTGGCACCACTATTAGAAACAATTGATGACCTTATTGCGGGTCCGAAAATAATGAAAAAATTATTTAACATGAATGTTTATCGACACCACATCCGTGAACGAGGAGAGCATCAAGAAATCATGCTCGGCTATTCCGACGGAAGTAAAGATGGTGGAACGTTAACAGCTAATTGGAAATTATTTAAAGCTCAACAGGAAATTCATGATATGGCACGTGAATTTAATATCGGCCTTAAGTTTTTCCATGGACGAGGCGGATCATTAGGGCGTGGTGGCGGACCGCTGAACAGAAGTATTGTTTCCCAGCCGGCAGAAACATTAGGAGACGGTGTAAAAATAACGGAGCAAGGTGAAGTTCTATCCTCACGATATTTATTAGGGGATATAGCTTTTCGTAACCTTGAGCAGGCAGCGTCAGCTTTAATTTCTTCATCGTCAAAGGTGTATAATGAGAGAGTTAAAGTAACCGGTCTGAAAAAGGAATGGGAAGAAGCAATGGAAATTATTTCAGAACATTCCCTTAAAAAATATCAAGCGCTTGTATTTAATGATAAAGATTTCTTAACCTATTTTAAACAGACAACACCTTTAAATGAACTGAGAGAGCTTAATATTGGATCACGGCCGATGGCGAGAAAAAATAGTGATAAATTCGAGAACTTAAGAGCGATCCCATGGGTATTTGCATGGACACAGTGTCGACAAAACATTCCAGCATGGTATGCCTCTGGTACTGGTTTAGTTGCATATGCTGCTAAAAGTGAGGCTCACCTTAACACTTTACAAAACATGTACGCTGAATGGCCATTTTTCCATTCAACGATTAATAATCTTCAGATGGCGCTTATGAAAGCTGATTTACAAACGGCAGAGGAATACGTTGGCTTAGTAGAAGATAAAGCGATCGGTGAACGTATTTTTAACGACATTAAGGATGAGTATCACCGTGCGAGAGACATCCTATTAAAAATATCCCAAAATGAAGATTTGTTAGGACATACCCCAACGATTCAAGAATCGGTGTATCGACGTAACCCTTATGTGGATCCGTTGAGCTATTTGCAAGTGGATCTGATTAAAAAGATGAGAGAGGCGAACGGACAAAAGTCAGATGAATTACTGACAGAAGTACTGCTTACCATTAGTGGTGTAGCTGCTGGCCTCATGAATACAGGTTGA